The nucleotide sequence CCTGGATCTGACCGCGCCGGGAATTCAGGTCGCCGATGACCGAGCCGGTGTAGTCTTCCGGGGTCACCACTTCGACCTTCATGATCGGCTCGAGCAGCACGGACTTGCCCTTCTGCAAGGCTTCGCGGAAAGCCGCGCGCGATGCGATTTCGAAGGCGAGCGCCGACGAGTCGACGTCGTGGTACTTGCCGTCGACGAGCTGAACCTTGACGTCGACCACGGGGAAGCCCGCGACCACGCCAGAGCTCATCACGCTGTTGAGGCCCTTTTCGACGCCGGGGATGTATTCCTTCGGAACCGCACCGCCGACGATCTTGGACTCGAACTCGTAGCCCTTGCCGGGCTCGTTCGGCTCGACCACGATCGACACTTCCGCGAACTGACCGGTACCGCCGGTCTGCTTCTTGTGGGTGTACTTGACCTCGGCCTTCTTGGTGACGCGCTCACGGAACGCAACCTGCGGCGCGCCGATGTTGGCGTCGACCTTGTAGGTACGCCTGAGGATGTCGACCTTGATGTCGAGATGGAGTTCGCCCATGCCCTTGAGGATGGTCTGGCCGGACTCCTGGTCGGTCGACACGCGGAAGGACGGATCCTCCGCGGCGAGCTTCGCCAGCGCCACGCCCAGCTTTTCCTGGTCGGCCTTGGACTTCGGCTCGATCGCGATCTCAATGACCGGCTCGGGGAATTCCATCTTCTCCAGGATCACCTGCTTGTCGGGATCGCACAGCGTGTCACCGGTGCGCGCTTCCTTCAGGCCGGCCAGGGCGACGATGTCGCCGGCATAGGCTTCCTTAATGTCTTCGCGGTTGTTCGCATGCATCAGCAGCATGCGCCCGATGCGCTCCTTCTTCTCGCGCGTCGAGTTCACGACGCCGGTGCCGCTCTGGAGCACGCCGGAATAGATGCGGCAGAAGGTGATGGTGCCGACGAACGGGTCGTCCATGATCTTGAACGCGAGCAGCGCGAGCGGCTCCTTGTCGTCGGCCTTGCGCACGACCTCGTTGCCGCGGTCGTCGGTGCCCTTGATCGCGGGCACGTCGATCGGCGACGGCAGATAGTCGACGACGGCGTCGAGCAGCGGCTGAACGCCCTTGTTCTTGAAGGCCGAGCCGCACAGCACGGGATAGAACGCACCGGTCAAGACCGCCTTGCGGATCAGCCGCTTCAGCGTCTCTTCGTCCGGCTCCTTGCCGTCGAGATAGGCGGCCATGGCGTCGTCGTCGAGCTCGACGGCGGCCTCCACCATCTTCTCGCGGTATTCCTTGGCCTGCTCGACGAGATCCTCGGGAATGTCGACATAGTCGAACTTCGCGCCGAGCGATTCATCGTTCCAGATGATGCCCTGCATCTTCACGAGGTCGACGAGACCCTTGAAGTTGTTCTCGGCACCGATCGGAAGCTGGATCGCGATCGGCTTGGCGCCGAGGCGGTCGACGATGTCGGCCAGGCACTTGAAGAAGTCGGCGCCGGTCTTGTCCATCTTGTTGGCGAAGACGATGCGCGGAACCTTGTACTTGTCGCCCTGGCGCCAGACGGTCTCGGTCTGGGGCTCGACGCCCTGGTTCGAGTCGAGCACGCAGACGGCGCCGTCGAGCACGCGCAGCGAACGCTCGACTTCGATGGTGAAGTCGACGTGGCCCGGGGTGTCGATGATGTTCAGGCGCTTGCCGGCCCAGAACGCGGTGGTCGCAGCCGAGGTGATCGTGATGCCACGCTCCTGCTCCTGCTCCATCCAGTCCATCGTCGCGGCACCTTCGTGCACTTCGCCGATCTTGTGGCTCTTGCCGGTGTAATAGAGGATGCGCTCGGTCGTCGTGGTCTTGCCGGCATCGATATGCGCCATGATACCGAAGTTGCGGTAATTCTCTATGGCATGAACGCGGGGCATGGGGTGTTCCTCAGATTCCGTGTGTCGCCGTTACCAGCGATAGTGCGAGAAGGCGCGGTTGGCTTCCGCCATCCGGTGCACGTCTTCACGCTTCTTGACGGCGTTCCCGCGGTTGTTCGACGCGTCCAGGAGTTCGGCCGAGAGCCGCTCGGTCATCGTCTTCTCGTTGCGCTCGCGCGCAGCCGAGATCAGCCAGCGGATGCCCAGGGCCTGACGGCGGGTCGAACGAACTTCGACCGGGACCTGGTAGGTCGCGCCGCCGACGCGGCGGGAGCGCACTTCGATCGTCGGCATGACGTTCTCGAGTGCCTGCTCGAACACGCCGAGCGGGCTCTGCTTGGTCTTGCTTTCGATGAGACCGAACGCACCGTAGACGATGCCTTCGGCGACCGACTTCTTGCCGGCGTACATCACCGAGTTCATGAACTTCGTGACGATGATGTTCCCGAACTTCGGATCCGGGAGAACTTCGCGCTTTTCCGCTGAGTGGCGACGAGACATAGGACTGGTTCCCGCTTACTTCGGACGCTTCGCGCCGTACTTCGAACGACGCTGCTTACGGTTCTTGACGCCCTGGGTATCCAGAACGCCGCGGAGGATGTGGTAGCGCACGCCGGGCAAGTCCTTGACGCGACCGCCGCGGATCATGACCACCGAGTGCTCCTGGAGGTTATGGCCTTCACCGGGGATGTAGCCGATCACCTCGAAGCCGTTGGTCAGGCGCACCTTGGCAACCTTACGAAGCGCCGAGTTCGGCTTCTTCGGGGTCGTGGTGTAGACGCGGGTGCAAACACCACGCTTCTGCGGCGACTGCTGCAGCGCCGGCACCTTCTTGCGCGACTTCTGCACTTCACGCGGTTGAGCGATCAGCTGGTTGATCGTCGGCATCCTGGCCTTACCCTTTGTTATCGCGGTCCCTTGCGGGTCCGCTGTCTTGCCGCGGCCCGTTGCCGGAACCGCAAATTCTTGTCGCGCTACCCGCCCGACGGGGGCGCCTCGCACGGAACAATCCGCACAAAGCGAAATTGCGCCAACCGCTCCATCACCGAGCGGAAAGCGTTACGACGCCACAGAGGACCGCAGTTTTCAGGCCAATCAGCGTAATGCTGCGGCCCGCGCACCGAGGTCATGCATCCGAATTCGATCTCAAGAGAACAAGCTCAAGAGAACTAGAATCGCACTGGCATTGCCTAGCTATAATCGACAGCGTTTGAGCGGCATTCGTCGAGGTTGGTGCCCGCCTTTAGCGATCCCTTGGAGGTCAAACTCTTGGGGATCAACGGGTGGCCCGTTCCGACGCTGGCGATGCTCACCGCCTGTCGTTAAGTGAGGCGCTTTCTATAAGTGAGAATCGATCAAGTCAAGGCGAAACGACAGTCAGAAACGCCTCTGGCACCTGTCAAAATCATTGTTTGCCCGCACTCGCCGCACCTTCCGGATATGGGCACGAGATTCTTGTTCCGCCACCCTAAACGCAATTTATATCCGGGTGAAATATACTTTTATAACCCCTGCTAAGGCTTTTTTTCCTGTTGATGCGCGATTCTGCCGCCTTCGGCAGAGATTTGCGTCATGCGGTACACCGACATTGCCATTATCGGCGGGGGATTGTCCGGCTCAACCGCCGCCGCAATGCTCGGCCGCGCCGGCATTTCGACGGTGCTGATCGATCCGCATGAGAGCTATCCGGCGGACTTTCGGGTCGAAAAACTCAGCGGCCATGCGCAGGTCGAGCGATTCCTGAACACCGGAATCGGAGAATCGGTGCTGCGCCGCGCCACCTTCGCCGGCGAGAACTGGGTCGCCCGCTTCGGCCGCCTCCTCGACAAGGCACCGAGCCGGCAGTTCAACATCCTCTATGATTCCCTGGTCAACGCCGTCCGCGACGAAATCCCGGCGGACGTCGAGCGCATCTGCGCCAAGGCCGTCTCGGTAGAGACCAGCCCGGAGCGACAGAAGGTCGTGCTCTCCAATGACGAGACGATCTCGGCCCGCCTGGTCGTGCTCGCCAACGGCCTCAATGTCGGCCTGCGCCACCAGCTCGGCATCACGCGACGAATCGTCAGCGCCTGCCATTCGATCTCGATCGGGTTCGACCTGGTGCCGGCGGGGCGGAATGCGTTCGACTTCCCGGCGCTGACCTATTTCTCGGAGCGGCCGAGCGACCGCATCCCCTATATCTCGCTGTTCCCGATCGGCCCGCGGATGCGGGCCAATCTGTTCGTCTATCGCGGCTTCGACGATCCCTGGCTGCGCGAGCTGCGCCGCGCGCCGACCGAGACGCTGAACGCCGCCCTGCCCCGGCTCGAGCGCATCACCGGCGCCTTCGACATCCCCGGCGAGATCAAGATTCGCCCGGTGGATCTCTACGTGAACGATGCGAGCGGCCAGCCCGGCCTCGTGCTGGTGGGCGATGCGTACTCGACGTCCTGCCCCGCCGCCGGCACCGGCTGCGACAAGGTCTTCACAGACGTCGAACGGCTCTGCAACGTCCATATCCCCGACTGGCTCGCCTCCGACGGAATGGACACGGCCAAGATCGCCGCGTTCTATGCCGATCCGATCAAGCGGGATTGCGATGAATGGTCGGCGGCCAAGGCGTTCGACTTCCGCTCAGTCTCGATTGGGACGAGCCCCTACTGGATGGCGCAGCGCTGGGCGCGCTTCATGGCCTGGTCGACCCAAGGACTATTGCGGCGGCTTGGAGGAGCGTTCCATCTGGAGCCGAACTTCCTCGGTCACTCCTCCTCCTCGTCCTCATCATCCTCGTCGAGGTCGTCCTCTTCCTCGTCGTCATCGTCGCTGTCGTCGTCGGCCTGAGCCACAGCGCCGTGCGGCTGATGGATCTGGTCATTCCACAGCTTGCGGTAGGTGCCGTTCTTCGCCAGCAGTTCGGCATGCGAGCCGCGCTCGATCGCCCTGCCCCCTGAAATCACGATGATCTCGTCCATCTCGACCACCGAGGTCAGGCGGTGGGTCGACCAGATCATGGTGCGGCCCTTGGCGACCTTGAGCAGCGTGCGGTTGATCGCGGCTTCCGTGGTCTGGTCCAGCGCCGAGGTGGCTTCGTCCAGCAGCAGCACGGAGGGATTGCGGATGATCGCGCGCGCGATCGCGATGCGCTGGCGCTGGCCGCCCGAGAGCGTATCGCCGCGCTCGCCGACCGGCGTGTCGTAGCGCTGCGGCAGGCTCATGATGTAGCGGTGGATCTCGGCCTTCCTAGCCGCCTCCTCCACCTCCTCGTCGGTCGCGCCTTCCTTGCCGAGCCGGATGTTCTCGCGGATCGACATGTTGAACAGCATGTTCTCCTGGAACA is from Bradyrhizobium xenonodulans and encodes:
- the fusA gene encoding elongation factor G; the protein is MPRVHAIENYRNFGIMAHIDAGKTTTTERILYYTGKSHKIGEVHEGAATMDWMEQEQERGITITSAATTAFWAGKRLNIIDTPGHVDFTIEVERSLRVLDGAVCVLDSNQGVEPQTETVWRQGDKYKVPRIVFANKMDKTGADFFKCLADIVDRLGAKPIAIQLPIGAENNFKGLVDLVKMQGIIWNDESLGAKFDYVDIPEDLVEQAKEYREKMVEAAVELDDDAMAAYLDGKEPDEETLKRLIRKAVLTGAFYPVLCGSAFKNKGVQPLLDAVVDYLPSPIDVPAIKGTDDRGNEVVRKADDKEPLALLAFKIMDDPFVGTITFCRIYSGVLQSGTGVVNSTREKKERIGRMLLMHANNREDIKEAYAGDIVALAGLKEARTGDTLCDPDKQVILEKMEFPEPVIEIAIEPKSKADQEKLGVALAKLAAEDPSFRVSTDQESGQTILKGMGELHLDIKVDILRRTYKVDANIGAPQVAFRERVTKKAEVKYTHKKQTGGTGQFAEVSIVVEPNEPGKGYEFESKIVGGAVPKEYIPGVEKGLNSVMSSGVVAGFPVVDVKVQLVDGKYHDVDSSALAFEIASRAAFREALQKGKSVLLEPIMKVEVVTPEDYTGSVIGDLNSRRGQIQGQDMRGNANVINAMVPLMNMFGYVNNLRSMSQGRATFTMQFDHYAEAPANVSAEVQKKFA
- the rpsG gene encoding 30S ribosomal protein S7: MSRRHSAEKREVLPDPKFGNIIVTKFMNSVMYAGKKSVAEGIVYGAFGLIESKTKQSPLGVFEQALENVMPTIEVRSRRVGGATYQVPVEVRSTRRQALGIRWLISAARERNEKTMTERLSAELLDASNNRGNAVKKREDVHRMAEANRAFSHYRW
- the rpsL gene encoding 30S ribosomal protein S12; translation: MPTINQLIAQPREVQKSRKKVPALQQSPQKRGVCTRVYTTTPKKPNSALRKVAKVRLTNGFEVIGYIPGEGHNLQEHSVVMIRGGRVKDLPGVRYHILRGVLDTQGVKNRKQRRSKYGAKRPK
- a CDS encoding FAD-dependent oxidoreductase; its protein translation is MRYTDIAIIGGGLSGSTAAAMLGRAGISTVLIDPHESYPADFRVEKLSGHAQVERFLNTGIGESVLRRATFAGENWVARFGRLLDKAPSRQFNILYDSLVNAVRDEIPADVERICAKAVSVETSPERQKVVLSNDETISARLVVLANGLNVGLRHQLGITRRIVSACHSISIGFDLVPAGRNAFDFPALTYFSERPSDRIPYISLFPIGPRMRANLFVYRGFDDPWLRELRRAPTETLNAALPRLERITGAFDIPGEIKIRPVDLYVNDASGQPGLVLVGDAYSTSCPAAGTGCDKVFTDVERLCNVHIPDWLASDGMDTAKIAAFYADPIKRDCDEWSAAKAFDFRSVSIGTSPYWMAQRWARFMAWSTQGLLRRLGGAFHLEPNFLGHSSSSSSSSSSRSSSSSSSSSLSSSA